A part of Nocardioides sp. WS12 genomic DNA contains:
- a CDS encoding FAD-dependent oxidoreductase, with the protein MNQERPRRLAVVGSGVAGLTAAYVASRSPDVHVTLLEADSRLGGHADTHRVTDPTGRELSIDTGFIVHNRRTYPVLIRIFDELGVPTQASEMSMSITDEGTGLEWAGALGRSGLFPAGAGNHKHPRYLKMLGEIPRFHRQARKLLARQNDPSRPTEDLTTLAEFLDQGRFSPYFRRHFMEPVVAAVWSCDPDTARDYPAAYLFAFLQHHGMLQVFGSPTWRTVTGGSRTYVDRLAAAVRAAGGDIRTGSPVVAVRETPHAVEVTTTSAGREEYDAVVLATHPHQALTMLDAPTPLQRELLDALPYVYNTALLHTDTRVMPAARDAWASWNFRRPTTAHDQVQVTYDLTRLQRLATQTHYLVTLGGEDIVDPATVLVRREYEHPLYTPPSVAARSRLPEINSDRLVFAGAYHGWGFHEDGARSGLKAVERLGIEWPEVSRLAGARTSTTGDAPLVEVRGASATSLEPKPATSYDTVLVHKRREPLKNSFQLKSHLYVVDLDQTSERGRVEGAHGRFLGRDHFDGDTVSVREGLDRFLARHNLDLRAGRVLMASQPRAFGHCFNPISVHWCWADEHGNGRPAATVVEVHNTYGDRHAYLLDADSEGRGQVDKAMYVSPFHGTDGYYDVLAPPPDPVTGAIRLGITLRTEAGSRFDAGLTGEPGTAPLLPLSGLRGAALIRVHGIALWARRVPVHPRPVYESPATAPATDPFEEGVLR; encoded by the coding sequence ATGAACCAGGAACGGCCACGGCGACTCGCCGTGGTGGGTTCCGGCGTTGCCGGACTCACCGCTGCCTACGTCGCCTCGCGCTCCCCGGACGTCCACGTGACCCTGCTGGAGGCCGACAGCCGCCTCGGCGGCCACGCCGACACACACCGGGTGACCGACCCCACCGGCCGCGAACTCTCGATCGACACCGGCTTCATCGTCCACAACCGTCGTACCTATCCGGTGCTGATCCGGATCTTCGACGAGCTCGGCGTGCCGACCCAGGCGTCCGAGATGTCGATGTCGATCACCGACGAGGGGACGGGCCTGGAATGGGCGGGCGCCCTCGGACGCAGCGGCCTGTTCCCGGCCGGCGCCGGCAACCACAAGCACCCCCGCTACCTCAAGATGCTCGGGGAGATCCCGCGCTTCCACCGGCAGGCCCGGAAGCTGCTCGCCCGCCAGAACGACCCGTCGCGGCCGACCGAGGACCTGACGACGCTGGCCGAGTTCCTCGACCAGGGCCGGTTCTCGCCGTACTTCCGTCGCCACTTCATGGAGCCCGTCGTGGCGGCCGTGTGGTCGTGCGACCCCGACACCGCTCGGGACTACCCGGCGGCGTACCTGTTCGCGTTCCTCCAGCACCACGGCATGTTGCAGGTATTCGGGTCTCCCACCTGGCGCACCGTCACCGGAGGTTCACGGACGTACGTCGACAGGTTGGCCGCCGCCGTCCGCGCAGCCGGCGGAGACATCCGCACCGGCTCGCCCGTGGTGGCTGTCCGGGAGACGCCGCACGCCGTCGAGGTGACCACCACCAGCGCCGGTCGTGAGGAGTACGACGCCGTCGTCCTCGCCACGCACCCGCACCAGGCACTGACGATGCTGGACGCCCCCACGCCGTTGCAGCGCGAACTCCTCGACGCGCTGCCCTACGTCTACAACACGGCGCTGTTGCACACCGACACCCGCGTGATGCCCGCCGCTCGCGACGCCTGGGCGTCGTGGAACTTCCGCCGCCCGACGACCGCACACGACCAGGTGCAGGTGACCTACGACCTGACCCGGTTGCAGCGTCTCGCCACGCAGACCCACTACCTCGTCACCCTGGGAGGCGAGGACATCGTGGACCCGGCGACCGTGCTGGTGCGCCGCGAATACGAACACCCGCTCTACACACCGCCCTCCGTCGCCGCCCGGTCCCGGCTTCCCGAGATCAACTCGGACCGCCTGGTCTTCGCCGGGGCGTACCACGGGTGGGGATTCCACGAGGACGGTGCGCGGTCGGGGTTGAAGGCCGTGGAGCGGTTGGGGATCGAATGGCCGGAGGTTTCGAGGCTCGCTGGCGCTCGCACCTCAACCACCGGCGACGCACCGCTGGTTGAGGTGCGAGGAGCGTCAGCGACGAGCCTCGAACCCAAGCCCGCGACGTCGTACGACACCGTCCTGGTCCACAAGCGCCGGGAGCCGCTGAAGAACAGCTTCCAGTTGAAGTCCCACCTGTACGTCGTCGACCTCGACCAGACCTCGGAACGAGGCCGGGTGGAGGGTGCCCACGGCCGCTTCCTGGGTCGTGACCACTTCGACGGCGACACGGTGTCGGTGCGTGAGGGACTGGACCGGTTCCTCGCCCGACACAACCTCGACCTGCGGGCCGGCCGCGTGCTGATGGCAAGTCAGCCCCGTGCGTTCGGACACTGTTTCAATCCGATCTCGGTCCACTGGTGCTGGGCCGATGAGCATGGAAACGGTCGGCCCGCAGCCACCGTCGTCGAGGTGCACAACACGTACGGCGACCGGCATGCCTACCTGCTCGACGCGGACTCCGAGGGCCGCGGGCAGGTCGACAAGGCGATGTACGTGTCGCCGTTCCACGGGACCGACGGCTACTACGACGTCCTCGCGCCACCGCCGGACCCGGTCACCGGGGCGATCCGGCTCGGCATCACCCTGCGCACGGAGGCGGGGTCCCGTTTCGACGCCGGCCTGACCGGCGAACCGGGCACCGCGCCCCTGCTGCCGCTGTCGGGCCTGCGGGGGGCGGCCCTGATCCGGGTGCACGGCATCGCGCTCTGGGCCCGCCGGGTTCCCGTCCATCCGCGGCCTGTCTACGAATCTCCTGCAACTGCTCCCGCCACCGATCCCTTCGAGGAAGGCGTGCTCCGATGA
- a CDS encoding anti-sigma factor, whose product MTDNQPTSGGDDVHALSGAYAVDALEPDERARFEAHLRQCADCRDEVDSLREAAAVLGTDDVAPPASLRDRLLGDIANIRPLPPLPADRPVEAPVEAPVEVAAPSAPVVQLDSRRRLGARIPLLVAAAAVLIAGVGGLWLRSDEEPETLVLTAEQVLAAADAKSIEKRFPDGAEATVVVSRSLHGAVIQTEDMRAAPAGKDYQLWLQTPAGVMEPAGIMPDLRDATVLLDGDPSDAIGVGITVEPDGGSERPTSEPIAVFALDS is encoded by the coding sequence ATGACCGACAACCAGCCCACGAGCGGAGGAGACGACGTGCACGCACTTTCCGGCGCCTATGCCGTCGACGCCCTCGAGCCCGACGAGCGTGCCCGCTTCGAAGCCCACCTCCGCCAGTGCGCGGACTGCCGCGACGAGGTCGACAGCCTCCGTGAAGCGGCCGCGGTCCTCGGTACCGACGACGTCGCTCCCCCTGCCTCGCTGCGCGACCGCCTCCTCGGCGACATCGCGAACATCCGCCCGCTCCCCCCGCTGCCTGCCGACCGTCCCGTCGAGGCTCCCGTCGAGGCTCCCGTCGAGGTGGCGGCACCGTCCGCACCGGTGGTCCAGCTCGACAGCCGCCGCCGTCTCGGCGCCCGGATCCCGCTGCTCGTTGCCGCGGCCGCCGTCCTCATCGCCGGTGTGGGGGGCCTGTGGCTCCGCTCGGACGAGGAACCGGAGACCCTCGTCCTCACTGCCGAACAGGTCCTGGCCGCTGCTGATGCCAAGAGCATCGAGAAGCGCTTCCCCGACGGAGCCGAGGCCACGGTCGTCGTGTCCCGCTCGCTGCACGGGGCCGTGATCCAGACCGAAGACATGCGCGCCGCCCCCGCCGGCAAGGACTACCAGCTGTGGCTGCAGACCCCCGCCGGTGTGATGGAGCCCGCCGGGATCATGCCGGACCTCCGTGACGCCACCGTGCTGCTCGACGGCGACCCCTCGGATGCCATCGGAGTCGGGATCACCGTGGAGCCCGACGGCGGCTCCGAACGCCCGACCAGCGAACCCATCGCAGTCTTCGCACTGGATTCGTGA
- the sigK gene encoding ECF RNA polymerase sigma factor SigK, with product MDPVQDNPNGVPLAGAPVGADSSTADLSALLKRASRGDTEAFAAVYDATAARVHGLVLRVVRDRAQSEEVTQEVFLEVWRQSSRYDAERGSALAWLMTIAHRKAVDRVRSAEAASRRDEKYEQRNHTPDHDTTAEAAHASFEAHRVRAALAHLTEVQREAIELAYFGGYTHTEVAALLDLPVGTAKTRIRDGLIRLRDTIGVGR from the coding sequence ATGGATCCGGTCCAGGACAACCCGAACGGCGTCCCCCTCGCGGGGGCGCCGGTCGGCGCTGACTCCAGCACCGCCGATCTCAGCGCGCTGCTCAAACGGGCATCGCGAGGCGACACCGAAGCGTTCGCAGCGGTTTACGACGCCACCGCAGCACGAGTCCACGGACTCGTGCTGCGGGTGGTGCGGGACCGAGCTCAGTCCGAAGAGGTCACCCAGGAGGTGTTCCTCGAGGTCTGGCGCCAGTCCAGTCGGTACGACGCAGAGCGCGGCAGTGCCCTGGCCTGGTTGATGACCATCGCCCACCGCAAGGCGGTCGACCGGGTCCGCAGCGCCGAAGCTGCCAGCCGGCGGGACGAGAAGTACGAACAGCGCAACCACACGCCGGATCACGACACCACGGCCGAAGCCGCCCATGCCTCCTTCGAGGCACACCGGGTACGGGCGGCCCTGGCGCACCTGACCGAAGTCCAGCGCGAAGCAATCGAACTGGCCTACTTCGGCGGCTACACCCACACCGAAGTGGCCGCTCTGCTCGACCTACCGGTCGGGACCGCAAAAACCAGGATCCGCGACGGCCTCATCAGGCTCCGCGACACCATCGGAGTAGGACGATGA
- a CDS encoding fasciclin domain-containing protein, whose amino-acid sequence MKLQNLRRNAGIATAALALSFSLAACGEDEPSGSDSTDNTSKTPDGADGAKAGAGAQTFGDGCANVPTSGAGSFDGMVKDPVATAASNNPLLKTLVAAVGAVDGLADTLNGAEALTVFAPFDGAFAEIPEADLNGLVMEGQEKGQDSTLYKILAHHVIGANEDKDSIAGSQETLAGDKLTIEGNAESGMTVTDGTVTANVICGNVPTANATVYVIDKVLTGVK is encoded by the coding sequence ATGAAGCTCCAGAACCTCCGCCGCAACGCCGGGATCGCCACCGCGGCCCTCGCCCTGTCCTTCAGCCTGGCCGCGTGCGGCGAGGACGAGCCCAGTGGCTCGGACAGCACCGACAACACCAGCAAGACCCCGGACGGTGCCGACGGTGCCAAGGCTGGCGCCGGCGCCCAGACCTTCGGTGACGGTTGCGCGAACGTCCCCACCTCGGGTGCCGGTTCGTTCGACGGCATGGTCAAGGACCCGGTCGCCACCGCCGCGAGCAACAACCCGCTCCTCAAGACGCTCGTCGCCGCCGTCGGCGCGGTCGACGGTCTCGCCGACACCCTCAACGGTGCCGAGGCCCTGACCGTGTTCGCGCCGTTCGACGGTGCCTTCGCCGAGATCCCCGAGGCCGACCTCAACGGTCTGGTCATGGAGGGTCAGGAGAAGGGCCAGGACAGCACCCTCTACAAGATCCTCGCGCACCACGTGATCGGCGCGAACGAGGACAAGGACTCCATCGCTGGCAGCCAGGAGACCCTCGCGGGCGACAAGCTCACCATCGAGGGCAACGCCGAGTCGGGCATGACCGTCACCGACGGCACCGTGACCGCCAACGTCATCTGCGGCAACGTCCCCACGGCCAACGCCACGGTCTACGTCATCGACAAGGTGCTGACCGGAGTCAAGTGA